A genomic stretch from Anoplolepis gracilipes chromosome 16, ASM4749672v1, whole genome shotgun sequence includes:
- the LOC140674753 gene encoding uncharacterized protein yields the protein MYNQANIELTMIAELITTFIVTLIIIYTYYKYVLFNFWRKRGVFYLEPVVPTGNIGSLVTNKVTLGEFFYDVYIKYKHYRAFGIYTFFKPNLVITDPDLIRIVLTKEFKSFHDRGMFCNEKIDPLSSHLFLLSGKKWRNLRVKMTPTFTSGKIKQMFAILKMCGEELVSSLESVAQTGDCIEIKDWFGRYTTDIIMSTAFGVKSNCIKEGDNEFRYYGKKIFEVHMFWIVLFVFTPQILNFFSIPLTDRGIIKFFTKIFRNNVEYRQRHNIVKHDFFNLLIQLMEKGYVEPDDVKDIDKSSPTNINKLTLLEAIAQAYVFFAAGFETSSTTATFCLYELAQQQDMQDKLRKEIDEILKKHGELTYNAVNEMTYLHKVINETMRKYPPAPILNRICTEEIDLPTTNIHVPKGMVITIPILGLQRDPSIYPDPDKFDPERFNEDKVAARHPYTYLPFGEGPRVCIGSRFGYIQTKIGLVSLLSRYKFKLNPRTTVPIIFSKKTAILAAKDGIYLNIELRTEVTMTLVVLIVIFIVALIIIHTYYKYVLFNYWRKKGVFYVEPVVPTGNIGSLVTNKVSIGEFFYDLYVKYKDHRAFGIYAFFKPNLIITDPELIRVVLTKEFKNFHDRGVFCNEKVDPLTGHLFALSGKKWRNLRVKMTPTFTSGKIKQMFAILKMCGEELVSSLEDVAQTRDCIEIKDWFAKYTTDIIMSAAFGVKSNCMKEGDNEFRYWGKKIFEKHPFWFAVFGFMPQVLDFFSIPIIDRGVTKFLTKTFRDNVEYRQTHNIVRHDFMNLLIQLMEKGYVEPDNVDIDESSSTNINRLTFLQAVAQAFVFFVAGFETSSTTATFCLYELAQQQDLQDKLRKEIDEILNKHGELTYNAINEMTYLHKVINETLRKYPPIPILNRICTEEINLPTINIHVSKGIAIIIPILGLHRDPSIYPEPERFDPERFNEDEVAARHPYAYLPFGEGPRVCIGSRFAYMQTKVGLISLLSRFKFKLDPRTTVPIIFNQKSFVLAVKGGIYLTIEPR from the exons atgtacaatcAGGCAAAT ATAGAACTTACGATGATCGCGGAATTAATTACTACTTTCATCGTTACTTTgatcattatatatacttattataagtATGTGTTGTTTAATTTTTGGCGCAAAAGAggtgttttttatttagagcCTGTTGTGCCAACAGGTAACATCGGATCCTTAGTGACTAACAAAGTAACATTAG GCGAGTTTTTTTACgacgtttatataaaatataaacattatcgTGCCTTtggaatatatacatttttcaaaccAAATTTGGTAATCACCGATCCTGATCTTATTCGAATAGTTTTGACAAAAGAATTCAAAAGTTTCCATGATCGCGGGATGTTCTGCAACGAAAAGATTGATCCATTGTCTAGTCACTTGTTCCTATTGTCTGGGAAGAAGTGGCGGAATTTGCGCGTCAAAATGACACCCACCTTTACATcgggaaaaataaaacagatgtTTGCGATTCTGAAGATGTGCGGCGAAGAATTGGTGAGCAGCCTAGAAAGCGTGGCTCAAACAGGAGATTgcatagaaataaaagattggTTTGGAAG atATACAACCGATATAATTATGTCGACAGCTTTTGGCGTAAAATCCAATTGCATAAAAGAAGGCGACAATGAGTTTcgatattatggaaaaaaaatttttgaagtgCATATGTTTTGGATAGTCTTATTTGTGTTCACGCCGCAAATactaaatttcttttccaTCCCTTTAACTGATAGAggtattatcaaattttttacgaaaatatttcgaaacaaTGTGGAATATAGACAAAGGCATAACATCGtcaaacatgatttttttaatctgctCATTCAACTTATGGAAAAAGGCTATGTTGAACCCGATGATGTGAAAGATATCGataaatctt cACCCACAAACATAAATAAGCTCACTTTGTTAGAAGCGATTGCGCAAGCTTATGTCTTTTTCGCCGCTGGCTTCGAAACTTCTTCGACGACAGCAACGTTTTGTTTATACGAATTAGCTCAACAACAGGACATGCAGGACAAACTTCGCAAGGAAATtgacgaaatattaaaaaaacatggcGAACTGACGTACAATGCTGTGAACGAAATGACATATCTTCACAAAGTTATAAACG agACAATGAGAAAATATCCGCCTGCACCTATTTTGAATCGCATTTGTACCGAGGAAATAGATCTTCCAACAACAAATATTCACGTGCCAAAAGGGATGGTAATCACTATACCGATACTTGGATTACAACGAGATCCATCGATATATCCAGATCCCGATAAATTTGATCCTGAACGATTTAATGAAGATAAGGTAGCAGCCAGACATCCTTATACTTATTTGCCATTCGGAGAAGGACCACGAGTTTGTATCG GTTCAAGATTTGGCTACATACAAACTAAGATTGGACTTGTGAGTCTTCTATCAAGATACAAGTTCAAACTTAATCCTCGAACTACGGTTCCGATCATTTTCAGTAAAAAAACCGCCATACTTGCAGCCAAAGATggtatatatcttaatatcgaGCTGCGA ACAGAAGTTACGATGACACTCGTagtattaattgttattttcattgttgctttgattattatacatacttattatAAGTATGTATTGTTCAATTACTGGCGCAAAAAAGGTGTCTTTTATGTAGAGCCTGTTGTGCCAACAGGTAACATCGGATCCTTAGTGACTAACAAAGTATCAATAG GCGAGTTTTTTTACGACCTCTACGTAAAATACAAAGATCATCGTGCCTTTggaatatatgcatttttcaaGCCAAATCTAATAATTACTGATCCTGAGCTTATTCGGGTAGTGCTGACGAAGGAGTTCAAAAATTTCCATGATCGCGGAGTATTCTGCAACGAGAAGGTTGATCCATTAACCGGTCATTTGTTTGCACTGTCTGGGAAGAAGTGGCGGAATTTGCGCGTCAAAATGACACCCACCTTCACTTcgggaaaaataaaacagatgtTTGCGATTCTGAAGATGTGTGGCGAAGAATTAGTGAGCAGCCTAGAAGACGTGGCTCAAACAAGAGATTGCATTGAGATAAAAGATTGGTTtgcaaa atATACCACGGATATAATTATGTCGGCGGCTTTTGGAGTAAAATCCAATTGCATGAAAGAAGGCGACAATGAGTTTCGATAttggggaaaaaaaatttttgaaaagcaTCCCTTTTGGTTCGCTGTATTTGGGTTCATGCCCCAAGTACTGGATTTCTTTTCCATCCCTATAATTGACCGAGGAGTTACCAAATTTTTGACGAAAACATTTCGGGACAATGTGGAATATAGACAAACGCATAACATCGTCAGGCATGATTTTATGAATCTACTCATACAACTTATGGAAAAGGGCTATGTTGAACCCGATAACGTCGATATCGATGaatctt caTCCACAAACATAAATAGGCTCACTTTTTTACAAGCGGTTGCGCAAGCGTTTGTCTTTTTCGTCGCTGGCTTCGAAACTTCTTCGACGACAGCAACGTTTTGTTTATACGAATTAGCTCAACAACAAGACTTGCAGGACAAACTTCGCAAGGAAATtgacgaaatattaaataaacatggCGAACTGACGTACAATGCCATAAACGAAATGACATATCTTCACAAAGTAATAAACG aaACTTTGCGGAAATATCCACCTATACCTATTTTAAATCGCATCTGTACCGAAGAAATAAATCTTCcaacaataaatattcacgTGTCAAAAGGGATAGCAATCATTATACCGATACTTGGATTACATCGAGATCCATCGATATATCCAGAACCCGAACGATTTGATCCTGAACGATTTAACGAAGATGAAGTAGCAGCCAGACATCCTTATGCTTATTTGCCATTCGGAGAAGGACCACGAGTTTGTATTG gtTCCAGATTTGCCTATATGCAAACTAAGGTTGGACTTATAAGTCTTCTATCGAGATTCAAGTTCAAACTTGACCCTCGAACTACGGTTCcgataattttcaatcaaaaAAGCTTTGTACTTGCGGTCAAAGGTGGTATATATCTTACTATCGAGCCACGTTAA
- the LOC140674752 gene encoding F-box only protein 21-like → MSLKKFGLHYAFHISMDNFEMPITRPEEVKFAVGMIVRHSDESTDCFAGVIIGWYRYEDRYSVKFRVLDRRYYPNIFPIKICTNTKEQTHYLILTENNEMCYVGKDAITLTTPKWIENSEIGRYFDKFEGTYYVPNKTLEKRYPHDSAVTVAKTVT, encoded by the exons ATGAGTTTAAAAAAGTTTGGACTACACTATGCT TTTCACATAAGTATGGACAATTTTGAAATGCCAATTACAAGACCAGAAGAAGTAAAATTTGCGGTTGGAATGATTGTAAGGCATAGTGATGAATCTACAGACTGTTTTGCAGGCGTGATAATTGGATGGTACCGATATGAAGACAGATATTCGGTTAAATTCCGCGTACTAGATAGACGATATTATCctaatatttttccaataaagATCTGTACTAATACAAAGGAACAaacacattatttaattcttaccgaaaataatgaaatgtgtTACGTGGGAAAAG acgcTATAACCTTAACAACGCCGAAATGGATAGAAAATAGTGAAATAGGTCGTTACTTTGACAAATTCGAAGGCACTTATTACGTACCAAACAAAACGCTGGAAAAACGTTACCCGCATGATTCTGCTGTAACTGTTGCTAAAACTGTCACATAA